In Penaeus monodon isolate SGIC_2016 chromosome 15, NSTDA_Pmon_1, whole genome shotgun sequence, a genomic segment contains:
- the LOC119581847 gene encoding receptor-type tyrosine-protein phosphatase T-like isoform X2: protein MPMPVPQQYQLTAGSTVPDREPPSPSVQDNIYENVGSPTANRIARVELEAYLNKVIGTQDAADDFKKIPATMDKSMAYGEQLQVKKKNRFRNNLPFDETRVKLSVINNDPFSDYINANHVYGFGGYLRYIASQGPKDANVSTIGDFWRMIYEQKMDIIIMVANFIEAGRVKVGEYFQRGATLEFDGFVVSAIKSEQHPHYIVSTIQVWKGDICHTVTHYHYTRWPDHGVPSEAQTLAAMMRDILNTHTQGGAVVHCSAGIGRTGTVLLVLLMHEMLTIDGDVDPVQVLRRLRECRARLVENQAQYNFGLEVFDEILYGAQTVTAPAMLDAALPRLLQDSHTLYTRAKKLPTGLTFRIGSQASVTHLNRSQDILPADSRSIFLNTGDGQISSQYINAVRINGLDKPDTLIVTEHPLQGSVLKFWHLVIEKNCLSVILLNSFDVSEQVEFPALIPENYSYFTIGSYSIQTQHFQEYEAVVQYSLTVTTEKNTEHKVVVYQVRDWPCTSAVPNNPEALLTVADLVLSGPTNDGPMLLCCADGVTACGLMAGVILTVERLQTYQEVDVYRTVVRLLRCRPQFITSVVQFDSLYQAALSYIENYDTYANFSG, encoded by the exons ATGCCAATG CCAGTACCACAGCAGTATCAGCTGACAGCAGGAAGCACG GTGCCGGATCGTGAGCCCCCTTCCCCGTCGGTGCAGGACAACATTTACGAGAATGTAGGAAGCCCCACGGCCAACAGGATAGCGCGAGTGGAACTGGAGGCATACCTCAACAAGGTTATTGGCACCCAGGATGCTGCAGATGACTTTAAG AAAATTCCAGCAACCATGGACAAATCTATGGCGTATGGCGAGCAACTTCAAGTCAAGAAGAAGAACAGATTTAGGAACAATTTACCGT TCGATGAAACCCGAGTGAAATTGTCAGTCATCAACAACGATCCCTTCAGCGACTACATCAATGCCAACCACGTTTAT GGTTTTGGTGGCTACTTGAGGTACATTGCGTCCCAAGGACCCAAGGATGCAAACGTCAGCACCATCGGCGACTTCTGGCGCATGATATACGAACAGAAGATGgacatcattattatggttgccAATTTCATCGAGGCGGGAAGG GTCAAGGTCGGGGAGTACTTTCAGCGCGGAGCTACTCTGGAGTTCGACGGCTTTGTCGTGTCTGCCATCAAAAGCGAACAGCACCCACACTACATTGTATCTACTATACAG GTCTGGAAGGGTGACATTTGCCATACCGTCACGCACTACCACTACACCAGGTGGCCCGACCATGGGGTGCCCAGTGAAGCCCAGACACTGGCTGCCATGATGAGAGACAtcctgaacacacacacgcaag GTGGTGCTGTGGTGCACTGTTCTGCTGGCATTGGCCGAACTGGCACTGTGCTCTTAGTGTTGCTGATGCACGAGATGCTAACCATCGACGGTGACGTTGATCCCGTGCAGGTCCTGAGACGCCTGCGCGAGTGTCGTGCACGACTGGTGGAGAATCAGGCCCAGTATAACTTCGGTCTCGAGGTTTTTGATGAAATTCTCTACGGCGCACAAACAGTGACTGCTCCGGCTATGCTAGATGCTGCACTACCACGCCTTTTGCAGGACAGCCACACTCTTTACACAAGAGCAAAGAAATTGCCAACCGGCCTGACCTTCCGCATTGGCTCTCAGGCCAGCGTGACGCACCTGAATCGATCCCAAGACATACTTCCTGCAGATAGTCGTAGCATTTTCCTGAACACTGGCGATGGTCAGATCTCGTCTCAGTACATCAATGCTGTGCGGATAAACGGGCTCGATAAGCCAGATACTCTCATTGTGACTGAGCATCCTCTTCAAGGTTCAGTGCTGAAATTTTGGCATCTTGTAATAGAGAAAAACTGTCTATCCGTTATTCTTCTGAACTCCTTTGATGTATCTGAACAG GTGGAGTTTCCAGCTCTGATACCGGAGAATTATTCCTACTTTACGATAGGCTCATACAGCATCCAAACTCAACATTTCCAGGAGTATGAGGCGGTTGTCCAGTATTCTTTGACCGTAACAACGGAAAAG AATACAGAACACAAAGTTGTAGTGTACCAGGTGCGAGACTGGCCTTGTACCAGTGCTGTGCCAAATAACCCTGAAGCCCTCCTCACTGTGGCAGACTTAGTGCTCTCTGGACCAACTAATGACGGTCCAATGCTGCTGTGTTGTGC GGATGGCGTCACCGCGTGCGGGCTGATGGCTGGTGTTATTCTGACAGTGGAACGCCTTCAAACGTACCAGGAAGTTGATGTTTACCGCACTGTAGTGAGACTTCTTCGCTGCCGGCCTCAGTTCATCACTTCGGTG GTTCAGTTTGACTCGCTGTACCAAGCTGCTCTGAGCTACATAGAGAATTATGATACATATGCCAACTTCAGTGGCTGA
- the LOC119581847 gene encoding receptor-type tyrosine-protein phosphatase T-like isoform X1 — translation MPMQPVPQQYQLTAGSTVPDREPPSPSVQDNIYENVGSPTANRIARVELEAYLNKVIGTQDAADDFKKIPATMDKSMAYGEQLQVKKKNRFRNNLPFDETRVKLSVINNDPFSDYINANHVYGFGGYLRYIASQGPKDANVSTIGDFWRMIYEQKMDIIIMVANFIEAGRVKVGEYFQRGATLEFDGFVVSAIKSEQHPHYIVSTIQVWKGDICHTVTHYHYTRWPDHGVPSEAQTLAAMMRDILNTHTQGGAVVHCSAGIGRTGTVLLVLLMHEMLTIDGDVDPVQVLRRLRECRARLVENQAQYNFGLEVFDEILYGAQTVTAPAMLDAALPRLLQDSHTLYTRAKKLPTGLTFRIGSQASVTHLNRSQDILPADSRSIFLNTGDGQISSQYINAVRINGLDKPDTLIVTEHPLQGSVLKFWHLVIEKNCLSVILLNSFDVSEQVEFPALIPENYSYFTIGSYSIQTQHFQEYEAVVQYSLTVTTEKNTEHKVVVYQVRDWPCTSAVPNNPEALLTVADLVLSGPTNDGPMLLCCADGVTACGLMAGVILTVERLQTYQEVDVYRTVVRLLRCRPQFITSVVQFDSLYQAALSYIENYDTYANFSG, via the exons ATGCCAATG CAGCCAGTACCACAGCAGTATCAGCTGACAGCAGGAAGCACG GTGCCGGATCGTGAGCCCCCTTCCCCGTCGGTGCAGGACAACATTTACGAGAATGTAGGAAGCCCCACGGCCAACAGGATAGCGCGAGTGGAACTGGAGGCATACCTCAACAAGGTTATTGGCACCCAGGATGCTGCAGATGACTTTAAG AAAATTCCAGCAACCATGGACAAATCTATGGCGTATGGCGAGCAACTTCAAGTCAAGAAGAAGAACAGATTTAGGAACAATTTACCGT TCGATGAAACCCGAGTGAAATTGTCAGTCATCAACAACGATCCCTTCAGCGACTACATCAATGCCAACCACGTTTAT GGTTTTGGTGGCTACTTGAGGTACATTGCGTCCCAAGGACCCAAGGATGCAAACGTCAGCACCATCGGCGACTTCTGGCGCATGATATACGAACAGAAGATGgacatcattattatggttgccAATTTCATCGAGGCGGGAAGG GTCAAGGTCGGGGAGTACTTTCAGCGCGGAGCTACTCTGGAGTTCGACGGCTTTGTCGTGTCTGCCATCAAAAGCGAACAGCACCCACACTACATTGTATCTACTATACAG GTCTGGAAGGGTGACATTTGCCATACCGTCACGCACTACCACTACACCAGGTGGCCCGACCATGGGGTGCCCAGTGAAGCCCAGACACTGGCTGCCATGATGAGAGACAtcctgaacacacacacgcaag GTGGTGCTGTGGTGCACTGTTCTGCTGGCATTGGCCGAACTGGCACTGTGCTCTTAGTGTTGCTGATGCACGAGATGCTAACCATCGACGGTGACGTTGATCCCGTGCAGGTCCTGAGACGCCTGCGCGAGTGTCGTGCACGACTGGTGGAGAATCAGGCCCAGTATAACTTCGGTCTCGAGGTTTTTGATGAAATTCTCTACGGCGCACAAACAGTGACTGCTCCGGCTATGCTAGATGCTGCACTACCACGCCTTTTGCAGGACAGCCACACTCTTTACACAAGAGCAAAGAAATTGCCAACCGGCCTGACCTTCCGCATTGGCTCTCAGGCCAGCGTGACGCACCTGAATCGATCCCAAGACATACTTCCTGCAGATAGTCGTAGCATTTTCCTGAACACTGGCGATGGTCAGATCTCGTCTCAGTACATCAATGCTGTGCGGATAAACGGGCTCGATAAGCCAGATACTCTCATTGTGACTGAGCATCCTCTTCAAGGTTCAGTGCTGAAATTTTGGCATCTTGTAATAGAGAAAAACTGTCTATCCGTTATTCTTCTGAACTCCTTTGATGTATCTGAACAG GTGGAGTTTCCAGCTCTGATACCGGAGAATTATTCCTACTTTACGATAGGCTCATACAGCATCCAAACTCAACATTTCCAGGAGTATGAGGCGGTTGTCCAGTATTCTTTGACCGTAACAACGGAAAAG AATACAGAACACAAAGTTGTAGTGTACCAGGTGCGAGACTGGCCTTGTACCAGTGCTGTGCCAAATAACCCTGAAGCCCTCCTCACTGTGGCAGACTTAGTGCTCTCTGGACCAACTAATGACGGTCCAATGCTGCTGTGTTGTGC GGATGGCGTCACCGCGTGCGGGCTGATGGCTGGTGTTATTCTGACAGTGGAACGCCTTCAAACGTACCAGGAAGTTGATGTTTACCGCACTGTAGTGAGACTTCTTCGCTGCCGGCCTCAGTTCATCACTTCGGTG GTTCAGTTTGACTCGCTGTACCAAGCTGCTCTGAGCTACATAGAGAATTATGATACATATGCCAACTTCAGTGGCTGA